From Pulveribacter suum, a single genomic window includes:
- the proX gene encoding glycine betaine/L-proline ABC transporter substrate-binding protein ProX: MTISTRPPSHRLRTGLAGVAASLALACAASNALAADQPGKGVAVQPLKSSIAEETFQTLLVMRALEQLGYDVKPIKEVEYPTAHIAVANGDATFLADHWNPLHSDYYKNAGGDAKLTRKGVYSGNAAQGYLIDKKTADQHQITNIAQLKQPEIAKLFDTNSDGKADLTGCNPGWGCEAVIEHQLDAYGLRGTVTHNQGSYSALIADTITRFKAGKPVLYYTWTPYWVSNELKPGKDVVWLEVPFSSLPGEQKGLDTKLPNGKNYGFVVNNQHILAGKAWADANPAAARLFEVMQLPVADINAQNHMMSQGQNKPADIERHVDGWIKAHQKTFDGWLEQARAAAK; encoded by the coding sequence ATGACGATTTCCACCCGACCCCCTTCCCACCGCCTGCGCACCGGCTTGGCCGGCGTAGCGGCCAGCCTCGCCCTGGCCTGTGCCGCCAGCAACGCCCTGGCGGCCGACCAGCCCGGCAAGGGCGTTGCCGTGCAGCCGCTCAAGAGCTCGATCGCCGAGGAAACCTTCCAGACGCTGCTGGTCATGCGCGCGCTGGAGCAGCTCGGCTACGACGTCAAGCCCATCAAGGAAGTGGAGTACCCCACGGCCCACATTGCCGTTGCCAATGGCGACGCCACCTTCCTGGCCGACCACTGGAACCCGCTGCACTCGGACTACTACAAGAACGCCGGTGGCGACGCCAAGCTCACGCGCAAGGGCGTGTATTCGGGCAACGCCGCGCAGGGCTACCTGATCGACAAGAAGACGGCCGACCAGCACCAGATCACCAACATCGCGCAGCTGAAGCAACCCGAGATCGCCAAGCTGTTCGACACCAACAGCGACGGCAAGGCGGATCTCACGGGCTGCAACCCCGGCTGGGGCTGCGAGGCGGTGATCGAGCACCAGCTGGACGCCTACGGCCTGCGCGGCACGGTGACGCACAACCAGGGCTCGTACTCGGCCCTGATCGCCGACACCATCACCCGCTTCAAGGCCGGCAAGCCGGTGCTGTACTACACCTGGACGCCCTACTGGGTGAGCAACGAGCTCAAGCCCGGCAAGGATGTCGTGTGGCTGGAGGTGCCGTTTTCCTCGCTGCCCGGCGAGCAAAAGGGCCTGGACACCAAGCTGCCCAACGGCAAGAACTACGGCTTCGTGGTGAACAACCAGCACATCCTGGCGGGCAAGGCCTGGGCGGACGCCAACCCGGCTGCCGCCAGGCTGTTTGAAGTCATGCAGCTGCCCGTGGCCGACATCAACGCGCAGAACCACATGATGAGCCAGGGCCAGAACAAGCCGGCCGACATCGAGCGCCACGTGGACGGCTGGATCAAGGCCCACCAGAAGACCTTCGACGGCTGGCTGGAGCAGGCGCGCGCCGCCGCCAAGTAA
- the proX gene encoding glycine betaine/L-proline ABC transporter substrate-binding protein ProX has translation MQTLQQKFFPSLPSRPATLLRQAAALAAFCLAAVAGPASAGTAQPGKGVRVTVLKSSLAEESFQTVLVMKALQQLGYDVPPYKEVDYPLAHMAVASGDATLIANHWNPHHSEFYKAAGGDAKLSRKGVYSAGAAQGYMIDKKTAEQYGITHIDQLKDPKLAQLFDMSGDGKADLVGPNAGWGGEAVVEHHLDTYGLRSTVNYVQGNYTALISETLARFEAGKPVLFYAWTPHWLGNVLKTGQDVVWLQVPYSAMPGVQAGTDTKLANGKNYGFPLNNEYIVANKAWVAKNPAAGKLFEVMQVPLTDISAQNRLIHQGEKSAADIERHADAWIRAHQKTFDSWLEQARAAAPR, from the coding sequence ATGCAGACTCTCCAGCAAAAATTCTTCCCCTCCCTTCCCTCCCGCCCCGCCACCCTGCTGCGCCAGGCCGCAGCCCTGGCGGCCTTCTGCCTGGCCGCAGTCGCCGGCCCGGCCAGCGCCGGCACCGCCCAGCCCGGCAAGGGCGTGCGCGTCACTGTGCTGAAAAGCTCGCTGGCCGAAGAATCCTTCCAGACCGTGCTGGTCATGAAGGCCCTGCAGCAGCTGGGCTATGACGTACCGCCCTACAAGGAGGTGGACTACCCCCTGGCCCACATGGCCGTGGCCAGCGGCGACGCGACGCTGATCGCCAACCACTGGAACCCGCACCACTCCGAGTTCTACAAGGCCGCCGGCGGCGATGCCAAGCTCTCGCGCAAGGGCGTGTACTCCGCCGGCGCTGCGCAGGGCTACATGATCGACAAGAAGACGGCCGAGCAATACGGCATCACGCACATCGACCAGCTCAAGGACCCCAAGCTCGCCCAGCTCTTCGACATGAGCGGCGACGGCAAGGCGGACCTGGTGGGCCCCAACGCCGGCTGGGGCGGCGAGGCGGTGGTGGAGCACCACCTGGACACCTATGGCCTGCGTTCCACCGTCAACTACGTGCAGGGCAACTACACCGCGCTGATCTCGGAGACCCTGGCGCGCTTCGAGGCCGGCAAGCCGGTGCTGTTTTACGCCTGGACGCCCCACTGGCTGGGCAACGTGCTCAAGACCGGCCAGGACGTGGTCTGGCTGCAGGTGCCCTACTCCGCCATGCCCGGCGTGCAGGCCGGCACCGATACCAAGCTGGCCAATGGCAAGAACTACGGCTTCCCGCTGAACAACGAGTACATCGTGGCCAACAAGGCATGGGTGGCGAAGAACCCGGCCGCGGGCAAGCTGTTCGAGGTCATGCAGGTCCCGCTGACAGACATCAGCGCGCAAAACCGCCTGATCCACCAGGGCGAGAAGAGCGCCGCGGACATCGAACGCCACGCCGACGCGTGGATCCGCGCCCACCAGAAGACCTTCGACAGCTGGCTCGAACAGGCGCGGGCCGCGGCCCCGCGCTGA